Genomic window (Alteromonas pelagimontana):
GAATACCTGTAAGGAGCACAGGTTCAAGATTTGCGCGAGCTGCATACACCGCGGCCGAATAACCTGCGGGGCCGGAACCTAATATAAGAAGACGAACGTGTCTGCTTTCTGCCATTTTAATCTCCAAAACTATCGCTTCTTTGCCGAAGCTTATCTCTTATTCGATGTTCACAGGTTATAGGGGCAAAAACCTATTATTCAAGCATCGTTACGTATTAAGTATGATGCCTCTTTATCTCAATATTGTCACTTGCGCGATCAAGTGGGCTATAATGTCAATTAGCAAGTATTATATGAAAAGATTATTACCCATACTGCTCTAAATACGGTAACGTGGCGATGCAGTATTTGTATTTAATGAGGTGATTTATGGCTCAATCTATGACTTCTATGTTCCGGGACGGGCAGGAGTATATGAATATCTGGCCGGTAAAGAAGGAATTGTATGCCATATTCCCTGAATGTAGGGTAATTTCCGCCACGCGACTGGCGATTAAAACCATGCCGCCAATGGCCGTGCTGGCATGTGCCATGATGATAAATACCTTTGGCGCTGAATATTTACCTCAAGCTATCGCTATAGGCGCTTTTTTTCTAAGTTTACCTATGCAGGGGCTTCTTTGGTTGGGGCATCGTTCAAACCAGCTTTTACCCCCTCAGTTGCGTAGTTGGTACCAAGAAGTTCATTCAAAAATGCGCGCTGAGGGTTGTGCGGTGCAGTCGCTCAAATCTCGCCCGCAGTATCGTGAACTTGCTAGTTTACTTAAAACCGCATTCAGTGATTTAGACCGTATGCTCACTCGTCACTGGTTTCAGTAAGCTTCCTTGCAAGCAATCAGCCGTTACCCCAACTAAAGCACCTTCAAAGGTGCTTTTTTAATGTCTGTTTTCCCACTAATTCCTGAATCAAAATGCCGTATCCCTTAAAGGCGATGATCTACAGCGACTCTAACAAAACGTTGCAGCGCAAGCAGCGGTACTGCTGTCCTTTAAGAACTTTATTATGGCGTCGAACAGAAAGTTCAACGGTACTGCACTGGCACCGGTAGGGATAGGTCTTTAACTTCAGAGGCGTTAAATCAAATTGGTGGGTGGTGTTCGGCTCGACTTCAAATACAAATTGCATAATATATTGCCATTCTTTGCCGTGAGGTTTCACCCGTCCGAATCGCTGGAAAGTGATGAGATGACTGACTTCGTGTGGAATAACGTCGGTGAAGAAAGCCGCTTTATTATGGGCAAACAGAAGAGGGTGAAGATTAATACGGTTTTGTTGGAGAAAAGCTGTACCCGCATTTTTTCCAGACTTACGAAATGTGACTTCCGGAAGAGGGAATCGGGTATTCAAACGTGTAAAGGCGATGTGATACAAACGCTCGACGGCCTGTATCACATCTTGTTTATCGCGTAGCGAGAAGCTGTTCACTCAGCTACTTAACCTGACATTCCAAACAAAGTATATAAACGCCCATAGGATCGTTTAACTGTTTAAGTTCATCAAACTCTGAGACTACCTGGCGAACAAGTCCCATCAATTGACTGTTACTGTCAGCGAATTGCACCTTTGCGCCCCAGACCATTGCCTGACCGAACATCTCTTTCCAGAAAATCTCCTGAGGGGACAACTTTCGTTGCTCATAAAAAGTGTCGAAGTCATCCAGTTCGGCCAGCTCAGCTGCGGCAACGACGGCATCATTAAGATCGCCGAGTTCATCAACCAACCCGAGTTCTAATGCTGTGCTGCCAATCCATACTCTTCCTTGCGCAATTTTATCTACCTGCTCAGGTGTCATACTTCTGGCTTCAGCTACCATATTGATAAAACGATTGTAGCTGCTTTCCACATTGCGCTGCAAAATCTGACCAAACCGAGGGTCGAGAGCGCGGGTGGGGGACATGCCGGTTATTTCAGTTGAGCCGGTGCCATCACTATTAACACCGATGTAGTCGAGTGACTTCTCGTAAGTCATAAACATGCCGAACACGCCGATGGAGCCTGTAATGGTGCTAGGCGAAGCGATAATTTTATCAGCCGCTGAAGATATCCAGTATCCTCCTGACGCTGCGTATGTGCTCATAGACGCAACTACCGGCTTACCTGCAGCTTTAAGTTCCAATACTTCCTGACGAATGACTTCTGACCCAAAAGAACTGCCGCCAGGAGAATCAATCTGTAGTACAACCGCTTTCACGGAATCATCAAGGCGCGCCTGTCGCAGCAAACGGGCTGTACTGTCACCACCAATCGCACCTGCGGGTTGATCGCCATCAAGGATTGTTCCCTTTGCCACGACAATCGCAACTTTATCTGTGTCATTTTCATGGTAAGGAACGGGGGGATTGATCACTTTTACATAGGTATTATAGGGAGTTACGTTTACCCCTAACTCGTTGTCATCGGAGCCTACCAGGTTCACTAGCTCCTGACGAACTTCTTCACGGGTTTTCAGCGCGTCTACCCACCCGTTTTCCAAAGCATATTGCGCAAAATCGCCCCCGGCAGCATTAAATTTTTCGACTAAAACATCTAATTTTTCATCAAAATTAGATTCATCCATATTACGCGCAGCACCGACATCAGCTTTATACTGCGCCCAATAGGTGTTTAACCATTCCTGATTTGCTTCTTTGGCAGCATCAGACATGTCGTTACGTAAAAAGGGCTCAACCGCAGATTTATAGGTTCCTACTCGAAAGATGTGAGTAGTCACATTAAGCTTCTCTAATAAATCTTTAAAATAAAGGCCGTATCTTCCGTAGCCTTCAAGCAGTAGAGCTCCCATCGGGTTTAAATAAACGTGATCTGCGTGAGAAGCGAGATAATACTGAGTCTGGGTATAGTAGTCGCCAATAGCGTAAACCGGTTTCTCAGAAGTTTTAAAATCATCAATAGCTTCTGCGACTTGACGAAGCTTGTCGAGCCCGCCATCTGTCAGATCTTGTAAATCCAGAACAAGGGCTTTAATTCGGCGATCTTGCTTAGCGTTTTGGATGGTTTTTATAACGTCTCTAACAAGAACCTCAGGATTTTCCTGCTCATTTCCTAAAGCTTCCTGAATGAACTGAGAAAAAGGCTCAACAGCTTCCTTTTCTATCACTAGCGAGCCGGATAAATTTAGGTAGAGCGCACTATTGGGCTTAACAGTAAGAGGGTCTTTATCACTGGAAAGAGCAATGAAAATACCGACGATGATAAGAATAAAAATAAAGTTGAATAATAATTTCCGGCAAAAATTCAGTACCGTCCAAAGACCAACAAATAAGGATTTGGTCCAGCTTCCTTTCGCTGACATAGTCGCTCGCTACCTCTGAGTTATTTAGCTGTTCATGTTAACGAAACTTGCTGGAATCGCTAACTTAATTTGTAATGAATTGTAAGAACGGGACGTGGACAACATTGCTACTGTGTCTGGTTCGTTGTTTTGTCTATTATCTGCCGGCATCGTTCCCCCCTCTACTGTACTCTTGATGAGGTTACCAAACATAGATAAATTATCATACTTATACCAGCCTAATGCTACGCTTTGTTGTCTCTATAGCTGGCGTAGTTACTCGTGTTCGGGCCGCGAGGCAGGGAAGCACTTGCGATGGTGCAAAATAAGAGTCTTGGGGTTATGCCTGCAGCAATTTTAGCAAAATCTTCCGTATCGGTGCATTGCAGCTTATGTCTTGTAGTTTAGATTGTATCGGGATGGGGCAACCGCTATATGAGAAAGCTGTTTAGGCCGAACGCCCACGTCAAACCCGAACAGTGGCAAAGTTTGCATTAACCTCTAGTTTTTCTTTTTGCATGTGCGTAGGATAAATTATCACAATTTTGGGTTTTTAATCAGCTTAAGGAGCATTGCGTGGATGCACTGGAATTACTTTTACATCGCCGCTCGCAGCCTCGTCTCAAAGCGCCAGCACCAAAAGGTGAGGTTTTGGAAAACATTATGCAGGCGGCACTTCGAGCGCCGGATCATGCAGCATTAACTCCCTGGCGGTTTATCATCTGTGAAGAAAGTGGATTGCAGAAGCTTGGGGCACTGTTCGAGCAGTCTGCCATTGACAATGGTAAGTCGGAAAAGGAAATTGAACGGGCGCCACAATTGCCCCTGCGTGCGCCAATGGTAATTGTGGCAATTGCAAAATACACAGAAAATGCGAAAGTGCCGCGAATAGAGCAGGTTGCATCAGCATCCTGTGCAGTTATGGCAATGCAGATGGCTGCAATAGCACAAGGGTTTAACGGAATATGGAGAAGTGGCGCATATGCACAGTGTGATGTTGTGCGCGAAGGACTGCGGGTTGGAGAAGAAGATGAAATTGTAGGCTTTCTTTACCTTGGCACGCCCGCGTTTGACACGCCGATAGCGCCAGCCCGAAATTCAGCGGATTATTTTGAACGCTTGATATAAAAAAGCCGGAGATTCAGCTCCGGCCCTTTATCGTTTTAATACTTAGTCGACTTGCACAATTTTCAGCGCATTTGTGGCGCCAATTTTTTCCATTTCATCACCATAGGTCATGATCACGCTGTCACCAGATTTAACTAATCCATGTTCCTTTAAAACCGTCATCACATCGTGTTTCAATTGACCAGGCTCGCTGTTTCTTGAATCAAAGAAGATGGGTTGCACACCACGAAACAGCGCCATCGTGTTCAGGGTTTCAAAATGGCGTGACATTGCAAGGATAGGCAGTCCAGTGGTCATACGTGACATCAGCTTTGGTGTATTTCCACTTTCCGTTAATGCAACAATAGCACGAATGCTGGGCAAATGATTGGCAGCATATACGGCTGATAAAGCAATACTCTCGCTCACCGTAGCAAAAATATCGTCCATGCGATGCTTGGATATTTTAATACTCGGCTGCGTTTCAGCGCCCTCACATACCCGTGACATTGCTTTCACAGTTTCTACCGGGAAGCTACCTGCAGCTGTCTCTGCTGAAAGCATCACGGCGTCAGTGCCATCCAATACCGCATTGGCTACATCCATAACTTCAGCCCGGGTTGGCATCGGGCTGTTAATCATCGATTCCATCATTTGCGTGGCGGTAATGACGACTTTATTCAACTGACGAGAACGGGCAATCAGCTTTTTCTGTACGCCGACCAGTTCAGCATCACCGATTTCTACACCAAGATCGCCTCTGGCAACCATCACTGCGTCAGACGCGCGAATAATGTCATCAATAGCTTCATCAGTGGCAACTGCTTCAGCACGTTCTACTTTAGAACAAATTTTAGCGTAACAGCCTGCGGCTTCAGCCAGTTCTCTAGCATAGTCAAGATCGGCACCACTGCGAGGAAAGGACACAGCCAGGTAATCGACGCCAATTGTGGCCGCAGTTTTAATATCTTGTTTATCTTTTTCAGTTAAGGCTTCAGCAGATAACCCACCGCCCTGGCGGTTAATGCCCTTATTGTTTGATAATTTTCCGCCTACGGTGACCGTGGTATAAACTTTCCGGCTTTTAACTTCCAGGACTTCTAACTGAATACGGCCATCATCAAGCAGTAAAATATCTCCTGCCGACACATCATCTGGTAAAGCCTTATAATCAATGCCTACAGCATCGACAGTACCTTCGTCTTTGTCTAGCTCAGCATCAAGAATAAAGGGGGCGCCGACGT
Coding sequences:
- the yfbV gene encoding terminus macrodomain insulation protein YfbV, translating into MAQSMTSMFRDGQEYMNIWPVKKELYAIFPECRVISATRLAIKTMPPMAVLACAMMINTFGAEYLPQAIAIGAFFLSLPMQGLLWLGHRSNQLLPPQLRSWYQEVHSKMRAEGCAVQSLKSRPQYRELASLLKTAFSDLDRMLTRHWFQ
- a CDS encoding SprT family zinc-dependent metalloprotease, which produces MNSFSLRDKQDVIQAVERLYHIAFTRLNTRFPLPEVTFRKSGKNAGTAFLQQNRINLHPLLFAHNKAAFFTDVIPHEVSHLITFQRFGRVKPHGKEWQYIMQFVFEVEPNTTHQFDLTPLKLKTYPYRCQCSTVELSVRRHNKVLKGQQYRCLRCNVLLESL
- the sppA gene encoding signal peptide peptidase SppA, giving the protein MSAKGSWTKSLFVGLWTVLNFCRKLLFNFIFILIIVGIFIALSSDKDPLTVKPNSALYLNLSGSLVIEKEAVEPFSQFIQEALGNEQENPEVLVRDVIKTIQNAKQDRRIKALVLDLQDLTDGGLDKLRQVAEAIDDFKTSEKPVYAIGDYYTQTQYYLASHADHVYLNPMGALLLEGYGRYGLYFKDLLEKLNVTTHIFRVGTYKSAVEPFLRNDMSDAAKEANQEWLNTYWAQYKADVGAARNMDESNFDEKLDVLVEKFNAAGGDFAQYALENGWVDALKTREEVRQELVNLVGSDDNELGVNVTPYNTYVKVINPPVPYHENDTDKVAIVVAKGTILDGDQPAGAIGGDSTARLLRQARLDDSVKAVVLQIDSPGGSSFGSEVIRQEVLELKAAGKPVVASMSTYAASGGYWISSAADKIIASPSTITGSIGVFGMFMTYEKSLDYIGVNSDGTGSTEITGMSPTRALDPRFGQILQRNVESSYNRFINMVAEARSMTPEQVDKIAQGRVWIGSTALELGLVDELGDLNDAVVAAAELAELDDFDTFYEQRKLSPQEIFWKEMFGQAMVWGAKVQFADSNSQLMGLVRQVVSEFDELKQLNDPMGVYILCLECQVK
- the pyk gene encoding pyruvate kinase → MTRRTKILATLGPATDSLESIQAIIAAGANVVRMNFSHGQAEDHIERAKRVRQAAKNLGKYVAILGDLQGPKIRVARFKGGAIHLDVGAPFILDAELDKDEGTVDAVGIDYKALPDDVSAGDILLLDDGRIQLEVLEVKSRKVYTTVTVGGKLSNNKGINRQGGGLSAEALTEKDKQDIKTAATIGVDYLAVSFPRSGADLDYARELAEAAGCYAKICSKVERAEAVATDEAIDDIIRASDAVMVARGDLGVEIGDAELVGVQKKLIARSRQLNKVVITATQMMESMINSPMPTRAEVMDVANAVLDGTDAVMLSAETAAGSFPVETVKAMSRVCEGAETQPSIKISKHRMDDIFATVSESIALSAVYAANHLPSIRAIVALTESGNTPKLMSRMTTGLPILAMSRHFETLNTMALFRGVQPIFFDSRNSEPGQLKHDVMTVLKEHGLVKSGDSVIMTYGDEMEKIGATNALKIVQVD
- a CDS encoding NAD(P)H nitroreductase, which codes for MDALELLLHRRSQPRLKAPAPKGEVLENIMQAALRAPDHAALTPWRFIICEESGLQKLGALFEQSAIDNGKSEKEIERAPQLPLRAPMVIVAIAKYTENAKVPRIEQVASASCAVMAMQMAAIAQGFNGIWRSGAYAQCDVVREGLRVGEEDEIVGFLYLGTPAFDTPIAPARNSADYFERLI